The Acinetobacter lwoffii genomic sequence CTTATCATTGGTTAGAGTTTCTTGAGGCATAGCCAAGATAAAAGGATTAATATAGATTGCACGATATTTCTGATATTGCTTGGTATATTTAAGCAAATCCTGATAACTTTTCAATTCTTCCTTTAAACCAGGAAGCTCATTTTCTGGAGTATTTTTATCAGCAATGATTTCTTCGAGATCATCTATATTCTCCTGATAAAAGTCATTGAGTTCTACCAAACTCTTATTTTGCAAGTCCGTAATATCGGCTGCAGTCAAACGTCGGATTTCAACTGAGCCGATCTCGCAAGTATTTTTTGCACTTGGATCAAATGTTAATGTGGATCCAATCACACGATCAATACCACGCTGGTCTTGTTCAATACAGCCACTCACTCCGATATCTACCAAATCCGTTGCGGTCTGATTATCACGCGGGTAATATAGCCCTAAATAGCGATTATCAATAGCAGGCTCAATATAATTTGTTAATAAACTGCTGATTATATTGTTAGAGACATCAAGATTATTTGAAGTAGTATCTTCGTCTAATTCTGGCAATACGCAACGTGATGGCCCAGTCGTTTGAATTGCATTTCGAATTGTAGAAAATTCAACACGTTGTGCCTTGGTCGGATTCCCCTGATTTAAGGCATATTCACAAGACAGGCCTTGGTTAAAGGCTAAAACATTGAAATTAAAATATCTAAAACCGGTATTGTCATAAAATAAAGTAGATTGGGCTGTATTTTCAACAATAGTATTACTTAATGCAGTTAAACTGGAGAATTTACTGAGGGGACGATTAACTTCATTCGTCATACGCACAATATGTCCTGTGGTACTTGCAGTATTCTTCGCAATAGTAGAGTTAACAATTTCTACTGTGGCATAGCCACAAAAATCAATAATACTGTTAGTAGTGTCTGAACCGTTTTTAACAATACTACTGGAATTAATTTTCACATTGGTTTGAGTTGTCCCTAAATTTCCCTGACAGTCCATCGCCAAAACACTACCATATGAACTCGCCTGATTTTTTTGAATCAAAGAATCCTGAATGACAATATTCCTTTCCGTATTCATTGCTACACTATAAATCGCCCCACCTTCTGCAGCTGCTCGGGAATTTACTATTTCACTGGTATTAATACTTAAAGGCCCAGCTACATAAAAAGTACCGCCATTACCTTTATCCAAGGTATTTATTGCTGCATAACCATCCTTTAAGATCAGATGATGAATTTCCAGACTGGATTGGCTGGCCATACTATTAAATAATCTGGTTTTCCCCTGGCCTGAAATAGTACTTTTTAAAGCCTCCCGGGTTGGATATAACAGCGTAATCGGACTACGACTAGCATAGTTAAGCGGAGTTTTCCCATAAATTTTGAGCGCTGACTCTACGATCAGCTCTTTATCTAATTTGTACTCGCCTGCTTCAAGCTGAATCACATCTGCAGCTGAACCATCCAATCGAAGCGTACGTCCTACATTACATCCGCCATAAGATTTATCCAGTTTTGCAGTTTTAATGGCTTCTCGCAAAGAACAGGCATTATTATTCTCGCCATCTTCATCAGCAAAAGTAGTTACATATATCGTTTTATCTTCGGCTGCCATCAAACTCATGGCAGATAAAATCATGGCCGCAAGCAGTCCTTTTTTATAATTTTTCATGATTTTTCCTTAATCTTTTAATCCACGGCGTAAACCTATTAATCCGAGTAAAATCAGTAGCCCACCACCACCCCATGAGCCGCCTGAAGTTTTGACTGCTTTGTCTTCCATTTCATTTTTTGGCTCCTGAACAATTTGAGTAGTAATAGTCAAATAAGGTTTACTTTTATTAAACCGTGTCGATGAGGTCACCACTTGTAGTTCGAAAATATCTGCTCCATGCCAGGTAGAATCCGGGGTATAAACGACATTGCCATGAATATCGATGATTGTTTTACCCTTGGAAGCTGTTTTGGTTTGTACCACTTTCAAACAGCCATCTTGCCAAGGCTCCCCCGTCGGATTCTGACCAACAATGGCATTACACTGTTCTTTTGGAATTAAATCACTATCTCCCAGATAAGATTCAATTGAAAACTTGGCAATTTCACCCTTTAACAGATCTTGTCCCACCAGACTGCCTGAGATTGGTATCGTGATTTCAACAGCACCACGATCACAAAACAGATTATCCATCAAACGGTTGATCCCGCGCTGATCTGCCGCTTCACATGCTACCGTTGGATTTGCTAAACTCAATCCTGTGCCTCTATTCACAATCGGTGATTCACTCACAAGGATATAGTTCAACAAAATTCGTGGGCGCATATAACCGAGAAATTGTCCTTTAGGAACGCTATATGGACAAAGTATGGCATTATTATTTTCTTGTAGGGTCTGACAAATACCTTCACTTTTATCTGAGGATTCAGCAAAAAGTCGTGTACCATTCCAGAACTGGTTCGGCGCGACGGCATCCCCTACACCACACGAGGCTGTCAGCAGATTATTTTGCGACACAGACTTATCACCAGTGATAATTTGGCAATCCTGTGTACCATTTCTTAAAATAATACTATTCGCTACATAAGCTCTTCCATACGGTGCATGGATATTTAAAGCAGTATTTTCATTGTCAACTATGGTGAGATTATTCAATCCCATCCCGTCCAGGACATTAATAAATACACCCTTATTTTTTAGTATCGTACTACTTAATACCTCCCCACTAATACCTTGATCTTTACTGGAGTCAGCAAACTGTCCCGCGCTATAAATATTGGTCGCGGAATTATCCAGTGTCTGATTATTTTTAAGTACACTTTGATAAATGAGGAAAGCAGGTAGCTCGCTATACAGGATCCCGCCTCGTTGGGCTTTATTATTTTCGATCAGACTATTTTTAATTTGTGCACGGCTTGTTAAGTTCTGACCAAACTTGCCAGCATTATAAATTGCCCCACCCAAGTTGGCAGCAGCATTAAATAGACGGTTATATTCTAGAATTAGCTGACCTTTATTATAAATTAGGCCACCTTGTTCAGCACAACTGGTTTTACCACAGCCTTCAAGATCCAGTTCTTTCAAATTTAACTGAACCAATGTATCTGTACTGTTGATCCGGAAAAGGTTATCAGTACCTTTCATTTGAATATGAGCATTATGCAAGCCTAATGCTTTTTCATCCGTACTGAATTCGCCATCACTTTCTGCGACCGCACGGATGGTAAGAGATTTTTTAATCGCGATATGCTGGTTCAACACATAGGTATTTTTTTCTTTTAAAATAATGGTACTGGATGAGTTCTCCCCACCACACCCCATAAAACCTGATTTAGCTAAGCCACGGTTAACATACTCAACAGCTTCTCGAAGTGAACAGTCCTTGTCATCTTTTTCAATATCTTCTGTAGTGGTTACAATAATATCTGCACTATACGACTGCCCCGCTATACATAGCAAAGCTATGCCTATGCTCTTCTTGAGCATAACCTTCTCCTTAATTTTTATTTCTTTCTTTTTCTTCTAAAGTTGCAGAATCCTTGCAACAGCGAATTATTTTGCCTTACTGTGTCATAGACTGAGTAATTACTCAAGAATTTTTATGATTTACCGATATTCGTCAATCAAGGCATATATCTGCCGCAAATTAGCATTGCTAACTTTTAACTTTTCCCCTTTAAGTAGTTGAATAATCTGCTCTAATCTTTGAAGCAGCACTGAAGTTTGATGTGGCCCATGGCTGAGTAAATAGTCAAAGATTTGAGGGTCTAAATGGATCCCACGACGAGCGAGTACCGAGGAAACCAGCGCATAGCGATCAGCATACAAACTGCCACTCGGAACACGGGTACTGACCGCCTGCGTGAGACGGGATTGTAAATCTGGCAATTCGAGTTTGAGTTCGATAGGTGCAAAACGTGACGAAAACACCAACTGCCCACCACCTTCATTATTATAATTAATCAAGTGAAATACTGCGCGTTGCCAATGGGGTACGCCACTAATCGCTTCGATATCATCAAGTGCTACCAGATCAAAACGATCTAGAGAAGTAATCGCCTCAGTCGGTGCATCTAAAAGCTCAAGCAAAGATACCTGAATTGCAGATTTACCTACTTCCAGATAAGAGTCACAGATGGCAGACAACAAATGACTTTTACCTGTACCGGCTCCCCCATAGACATAAAATTGGTTGATCAGGCCTGCATGTAATTGACGGACAGCATCAATGACATGCCCCCAACCCGGCCCTGAAAAATCACTGATTCGGGCATCGAGCTGAGGTTCTATATCTAACTGCAATTGACGCATATGATTTTGTGGCCTTATGAGTCTTTACGATGTGGATCGTGAATTTTACTTGAGTTCTCCTCTGCTTGCAGCGGTTTTTTCTGTGGCTTTTTCATTTCAATATCAACATCTAAGTCTGCTGTTTCAATATTGATTGAACCGGTAGAGGCATCTTGTATGATAACAGCCCGATCACCATAAAATGGCGTATGTTCATAATACTCACGGATATGCCGCAGCAGTACCACAATCACGGCTGCCACCGGTAAGGCAATCAGCATGCCCAAGAAACCGGCCAGTTGTGCACCTGCCAGAACTGCAAACACTACAGCTACAGGAGAAAGACCGATTTTATCACCTAGCAAGAACGGTTGCAGAATATAGCCTTCGACGGCCTGACCCACCATGAATACAATCCCCACCAGTACCAGCTGCCACCAGTCGATTCCAAATTGGAAAAAGGTTGCAATGACTGCGGCAATAATTCCAACCGCAAAACCAAGATACGGAATGATACTGCACAATCCGGCAATCATCCCGATGATCAAGCCAATCTCCAGGCCAATCAGTTGCAGTCCCACTGCATAAACCACGCCCAACAGAACCATGACCAGGAACTGACCTTTGACAAAGGCACCTAAGACACTATGACATTCACTCACAATATTTAAGGTTGTTTTTTCATAAGGACGGGGAATCAGGCGGCGTAAGCTGTCCAGCATACGATCCCAATCCAGCAAGAAATAAAAGGCAATAATCGGAATCAGGACAATCGTGCCACCAATCTGGATAAAGTTCAGACCAGATTGTGCCAGTTTCAGCAGCATTGCCTGAATACTGTCAGCACTATAATTGGTCTGGACATAGTCCATTACTACTGAGGAAATCTGGTCAGTATCGATCTCCATCGGAACCAGATTAAAGCTATCAGAAAGCCAAGGTAGGAACGTGTAATTGATCCAGTGAATCCCGGCCGGAATGCTATCACGCGCATACATCAGCTGCTGCCAGACTAGTGGCACCAGATACCACATCACCAATGTAACCACGATCCCAATCCCGATAAATACGATACTGATCGAGAGCCATCGAGCCAGCCCAATGCGGTGCAAAACATTAACCAAGGGGCTAAATAAATAAGCAATTAGAAAAGCTGCAACAAAAGGAACTACAACTGGTTTAAGCAGATATAAAACCCAAAGTATCAATGCTATACCAGCAAGTATAAGAATGCGCCGTAAAGTACGATCGACCATAGAATCTTGCCTTTTCTCTATTAATCATTCTAAAAATTAAAATATTTTAATAAAGATAGCATTTTAGGCCACAAATACCATAAGAGTTTTACATATTCAGGTTATAATCGCACCCGCGAATGCGGAGACTTCATTATGAGCAACTCAACTTCTACCCCAAACACTGGTTTAAGCTACAAAGATGCAGGTGTCGACATTGAGGCGGGCGACGCGTTAGTCGATCGTATCAAATCTGTCGCTAAGCGTACCTCACGTCCCGAAGTTATGGGCGGTCTAGGTGGCTTTGGTGCACTTTGTAAAATTCCTAAAGGTTATGAAGAACCTGTTCTCGTATCTGGCACAGATGGTGTTGGTACAAAATTACGTCTGGCACTGAATTTGAACCGTCATGACACAATTGGTCAAGACCTGGTTGCAATGTGCGTGAATGACCTTCTTGTCTGTGGTGCTGAGCCACTGTTCTTCCTTGATTATTATGCAACTGGTCACTTAAATGTTGATGTTGCTGCAAATGTAGTCACTGGTATTGGCGCTGGTTGTGAACTTGCTGGCTGTGCATTAGTTGGCGGTGAAACTGCTGAAATGCCAGGCATGTATGAAGGCGAAGATTACGATCTTGCAGGTTTCTGTGTCGGTGTTGTTGAGCAAAGCAAAATTATTGATGGCTCTAAAGTCAAAGCGGGTGACGTTTTAATTGGTGTAGCTTCTTCAGGTGCGCACTCAAACGGCTACTCACTGCTTCGTAAAATTTTAGACGTGAAAAACGTTGATCTAAATCAAATCGTGGATGGTCGCCCACTTGCAGATGCTGCAATGGAACCAACACGCATTTATGTGAAACCAATTCTTGAACTGTTAAAACACGTTGATGTGCATGCGATGGCACACATCACTGGTGGTGGTTTACCAGGCAACTTACCTCGCGTACTTCCAAACGGTGCTCAAGCGTTGGTAAATGAATCTTCTTGGGAATGGCCTGAGCTATTCAAGCTTCTACAACGTGAAGGCGGCGTAGAACAGTTTGAAATGTACCGTACTTTCAACTGTGGCGTCGGCATGGTGCTGGTTGTTGATGCAGCTGATGCAGACAAAACTGTTGAACTACTTAACCAGCTTGGCGAAAATGCATGGGCGATGGGTCAGATTCAAGACAATGCTGAATCAGTTGCAGGTGCAGACGAAAAAATTCGTGTGATCTTTGCGTAATTTCGCATGATTAAAATTGCTGTACTTGTTTCAGGTAGTGGATCAAATCTGCAAGCCTTGATTGATGCCAATCTTTCAGGGCAAATTGTGGGCGTAATTTCCAATAAACCTGAAGCCTTTGCTTTAACGCGTGCACAACAGGCAGACATTCAGACTGCAGTTATTGAACACAAGCAATATCCGAATCGTGAAGCTTTTGATGATGTCATGCATCAACAGCTTTCGGACTGGGATGTAGATCTGGTGGTACTTGCCGGCTTTATGCGAATTTTAAGTGAAAAGTTTGTGAAAGCCTGGGAAGGGAAAATGTTGAACATTCATCCTTCCCTATTGCCTCATTATAAAGGCATGCATACGCATCAACGTGTACTCAATACCGGTGATGTTCTGCATGGCTGTACAGTGCATTATGTTACGGCTGAGCTGGATGCAGGGCAAGCGCTTGCTCAAGGTGTTCTCAAGGTTTCTCACCACGATACGGTAGAAAGCTTGGCAACACGTGTGCATACCCTCGAACATGTGATCTATCCACAAGTTGTAGAATGGATTTGTAGCGGAACGATTCAACATACTGAAGATGGTGTGCTGTATCGAAATGAGAAAATGCAAGCGCCTGTTCAATTCTGCAAGTTTTAAAAAAGTTTAGAAATAAAAAACGCATCCTCGGATGCGTTTTTTTATTTCCAATACATTCGATGACTCAGGCAGACTGTTGCTGAATCAATTGCTTTACCAAGCTCGCGACTTGATCAGGTTGTTCCAATGGGAACATATGCCCGCCATCGACTACGGTAAAAGGAATACCAAACTTCTTTTGCACTTGCTGCGGGAACTTGCGGGCCAGAAATGGACCTTTCTCGGCAACGACCAGATGCACAGGAATTTTTGGTTTTACCTGAAGCAACCACCATAGCGACGGATTGGTTCTAAAGACTGCGACCTCATCCCTTTTAGGGATAGTGAGTTCTACTCCACCCCGGATAGGATCCTCCTGCAAGGCATGGTCAATATAAGCCTGGAAACAATCTGCATCAAAATCCTGATAAAAACCTTTAGGGCGCAACAATTCCGCTGCCTGTTCACGTGAATCCCAATAGTCACGACGGCGTTTGGACAGACCGGCCGGAGACATTTTATCCAAAGCTTTTAAGCGCAAAGTCTTGGCAATATGCAAGGCAAAGGCTTCTTTGCCCATAATCATCGGCGGGTCCAGCATGATCATTTGTGAAAATAGTTCCGGACGCTGCAAAGCCGCTTGCAGAGTTAACACGGACCCCAAAGAATGCCCCAGACCAATGACAGGTCGCCCATGTGACTGGCGCACAATACTGTCAATCACTTGCTGGGTCAGGCTTTTCCAGTGGTTATCAACCGGATAACGTTTATCCGGCCCCAAAAGCGGCACATAGATAATATCGTAATGATCTTGCAATCCATCAAACAGCTTTTGATAGACTTTGGATGGCACGCCATTGGCGTGCGCGAAATGAATCAATGGTTTCATTGCAGTGTCGTGCTATTTTCTGACTGAAGCTTCTGTGCAACCGAAGAAGCAATTCCATCCCCAATCGATGAACCCATACGACCCAAGACTGATTCAAATGGACTATATTCAATGGTGTAATTCAACGCTTTTTCAGTTTTCAGTTCACGTTTCAAAGTATTTAAGCTACCGATACGATCCGCAATTCCTAATTTCACCGCCTGATCACCGGTCCAGAACAAACCAGAGAAAATGGCAGGATCATTAGATTTCAATTTATTACCACGCCCCTGTTTCACTGCATTAATAAAGTGACCATGCACATTATCTAGCACACCCTGTACATGGGCTTTTTGTGCAGGATCAACAGGCTGAGTCATAGACAACAGAGCTTTATTTTCACCTGAAGTCATGGTGCGATCTTCAACGCCTAACTTTTGCAATAGATTAGTCACACCATAATTCGGCATGATTACCCCAATTGAACCAACCAGACTCGATGGATTGACAATAATTTCATCCGCGGCTGAAGCAATATAATAAGCACCTGAAGCCCCCGTATCGCCAATCACGGCATACAGTTTTTTCCCAGGATGCTGTTTTTTCAGATACTGAATTTCCTGCCAGATCTCATCCGACTGTACCGGTGAACCGCCAGGTGAGTTGATATTTAGTACCACTGCTTTGCTTTGTTTATTTTCAAAGGCTTTTTTCAATGATTTGATGGTATTGCTACTGTTGACACTCTGCTTGTCGGCTGCAATCGTACCCACAATATCCACGACTGCAATATGAGAACCCGCACCAGCACTAGCATCCGAAGAAACTGAACTACAGCTTTTGCCTAACGCCAGAATCACCACAAGCAGATAAGCAAAAGTCAGAAATTTAAAGAAAATCCCCCAACGGCGCGCACGGCGCTGTTCTTCAACAGAAGCTAAAACTGCTTTTTCCAGCAGTTTCCATTCCGGACCAGTCGGTTGAACTGGCTGTTGCGTATTTTGTATTTGATTTTCAGGTTTTGGTGGCCAATCGGACATAAATAATCCAATAAATTGATTTATATTGAATCCATTATATACACTGAATCGGGTAATTCTGTCTAAACAAAACGTTTTCGCCTATAATAAATTTTGTTCTCTTTTTTTGTACTTAGACGAAATCAATGACGAAACAGGGCTCACGGAATTCAGCTTACGGATTACTCAAATACATTAGCCGCCAACCGCTTCCGGTTTCTCGCTGGATGGCCCGTATTCTGGCCTTTATTGTGAACAGTTTTAAAGTCACTAAAACTTCGGAAGTCATTCGTCTCAACCTTGAAATCAGTCTTTCAGAACTGTCTAATCAGGAACGTGAACAGATTAACCGTGCTGCGGTTCGCAATGAATTAATGTCATATTTCGAGTTCTTTACTATTTGGGGCTCAAGCAATCAGAAAAATCTTAAACGCGTTCATCGCGTTATTGGCGAAGATCTACTTCATGATGCCATTGCACAAAATAAAGGCCTCGTGTTAATCGTGCCGCATTTTGGTACCTGG encodes the following:
- a CDS encoding alpha/beta fold hydrolase; the protein is MKPLIHFAHANGVPSKVYQKLFDGLQDHYDIIYVPLLGPDKRYPVDNHWKSLTQQVIDSIVRQSHGRPVIGLGHSLGSVLTLQAALQRPELFSQMIMLDPPMIMGKEAFALHIAKTLRLKALDKMSPAGLSKRRRDYWDSREQAAELLRPKGFYQDFDADCFQAYIDHALQEDPIRGGVELTIPKRDEVAVFRTNPSLWWLLQVKPKIPVHLVVAEKGPFLARKFPQQVQKKFGIPFTVVDGGHMFPLEQPDQVASLVKQLIQQQSA
- the sppA gene encoding signal peptide peptidase SppA, translating into MSDWPPKPENQIQNTQQPVQPTGPEWKLLEKAVLASVEEQRRARRWGIFFKFLTFAYLLVVILALGKSCSSVSSDASAGAGSHIAVVDIVGTIAADKQSVNSSNTIKSLKKAFENKQSKAVVLNINSPGGSPVQSDEIWQEIQYLKKQHPGKKLYAVIGDTGASGAYYIASAADEIIVNPSSLVGSIGVIMPNYGVTNLLQKLGVEDRTMTSGENKALLSMTQPVDPAQKAHVQGVLDNVHGHFINAVKQGRGNKLKSNDPAIFSGLFWTGDQAVKLGIADRIGSLNTLKRELKTEKALNYTIEYSPFESVLGRMGSSIGDGIASSVAQKLQSENSTTLQ
- the purM gene encoding phosphoribosylformylglycinamidine cyclo-ligase — translated: MSNSTSTPNTGLSYKDAGVDIEAGDALVDRIKSVAKRTSRPEVMGGLGGFGALCKIPKGYEEPVLVSGTDGVGTKLRLALNLNRHDTIGQDLVAMCVNDLLVCGAEPLFFLDYYATGHLNVDVAANVVTGIGAGCELAGCALVGGETAEMPGMYEGEDYDLAGFCVGVVEQSKIIDGSKVKAGDVLIGVASSGAHSNGYSLLRKILDVKNVDLNQIVDGRPLADAAMEPTRIYVKPILELLKHVDVHAMAHITGGGLPGNLPRVLPNGAQALVNESSWEWPELFKLLQREGGVEQFEMYRTFNCGVGMVLVVDAADADKTVELLNQLGENAWAMGQIQDNAESVAGADEKIRVIFA
- the purN gene encoding phosphoribosylglycinamide formyltransferase — protein: MIKIAVLVSGSGSNLQALIDANLSGQIVGVISNKPEAFALTRAQQADIQTAVIEHKQYPNREAFDDVMHQQLSDWDVDLVVLAGFMRILSEKFVKAWEGKMLNIHPSLLPHYKGMHTHQRVLNTGDVLHGCTVHYVTAELDAGQALAQGVLKVSHHDTVESLATRVHTLEHVIYPQVVEWICSGTIQHTEDGVLYRNEKMQAPVQFCKF
- the hda gene encoding DnaA regulatory inactivator Hda; its protein translation is MRQLQLDIEPQLDARISDFSGPGWGHVIDAVRQLHAGLINQFYVYGGAGTGKSHLLSAICDSYLEVGKSAIQVSLLELLDAPTEAITSLDRFDLVALDDIEAISGVPHWQRAVFHLINYNNEGGGQLVFSSRFAPIELKLELPDLQSRLTQAVSTRVPSGSLYADRYALVSSVLARRGIHLDPQIFDYLLSHGPHQTSVLLQRLEQIIQLLKGEKLKVSNANLRQIYALIDEYR
- a CDS encoding CSLREA domain-containing protein, encoding MKNYKKGLLAAMILSAMSLMAAEDKTIYVTTFADEDGENNNACSLREAIKTAKLDKSYGGCNVGRTLRLDGSAADVIQLEAGEYKLDKELIVESALKIYGKTPLNYASRSPITLLYPTREALKSTISGQGKTRLFNSMASQSSLEIHHLILKDGYAAINTLDKGNGGTFYVAGPLSINTSEIVNSRAAAEGGAIYSVAMNTERNIVIQDSLIQKNQASSYGSVLAMDCQGNLGTTQTNVKINSSSIVKNGSDTTNSIIDFCGYATVEIVNSTIAKNTASTTGHIVRMTNEVNRPLSKFSSLTALSNTIVENTAQSTLFYDNTGFRYFNFNVLAFNQGLSCEYALNQGNPTKAQRVEFSTIRNAIQTTGPSRCVLPELDEDTTSNNLDVSNNIISSLLTNYIEPAIDNRYLGLYYPRDNQTATDLVDIGVSGCIEQDQRGIDRVIGSTLTFDPSAKNTCEIGSVEIRRLTAADITDLQNKSLVELNDFYQENIDDLEEIIADKNTPENELPGLKEELKSYQDLLKYTKQYQKYRAIYINPFILAMPQETLTNDKIQIKALNSENYEVSVKTLGVGKLIGTGNSTTVEGNPNDPNLKCEWKPDLNRIMMYRTDGKQTSSVDMEFCSYTLKDQATGVSSAGLLRAAFNNIAPIAKDDEYRLSPENNLTVMVNPLENDSDDGDGPLPSGKSAFYQDKDGKEIPIHIVKLPAGVSLKAERQGACPDTYQNQTCYGGQLTFSVKNNLSQANYSMDYAIFDADEKMSEKATILLRNTVKNTNTSSSGGGAIGMWGLLGLLGLAGYRRLRK
- the cxpE gene encoding chloramphenicol efflux transporter CxpE, producing the protein MVDRTLRRILILAGIALILWVLYLLKPVVVPFVAAFLIAYLFSPLVNVLHRIGLARWLSISIVFIGIGIVVTLVMWYLVPLVWQQLMYARDSIPAGIHWINYTFLPWLSDSFNLVPMEIDTDQISSVVMDYVQTNYSADSIQAMLLKLAQSGLNFIQIGGTIVLIPIIAFYFLLDWDRMLDSLRRLIPRPYEKTTLNIVSECHSVLGAFVKGQFLVMVLLGVVYAVGLQLIGLEIGLIIGMIAGLCSIIPYLGFAVGIIAAVIATFFQFGIDWWQLVLVGIVFMVGQAVEGYILQPFLLGDKIGLSPVAVVFAVLAGAQLAGFLGMLIALPVAAVIVVLLRHIREYYEHTPFYGDRAVIIQDASTGSINIETADLDVDIEMKKPQKKPLQAEENSSKIHDPHRKDS
- the rbtA gene encoding rhombotarget A, coding for MLKKSIGIALLCIAGQSYSADIIVTTTEDIEKDDKDCSLREAVEYVNRGLAKSGFMGCGGENSSSTIILKEKNTYVLNQHIAIKKSLTIRAVAESDGEFSTDEKALGLHNAHIQMKGTDNLFRINSTDTLVQLNLKELDLEGCGKTSCAEQGGLIYNKGQLILEYNRLFNAAANLGGAIYNAGKFGQNLTSRAQIKNSLIENNKAQRGGILYSELPAFLIYQSVLKNNQTLDNSATNIYSAGQFADSSKDQGISGEVLSSTILKNKGVFINVLDGMGLNNLTIVDNENTALNIHAPYGRAYVANSIILRNGTQDCQIITGDKSVSQNNLLTASCGVGDAVAPNQFWNGTRLFAESSDKSEGICQTLQENNNAILCPYSVPKGQFLGYMRPRILLNYILVSESPIVNRGTGLSLANPTVACEAADQRGINRLMDNLFCDRGAVEITIPISGSLVGQDLLKGEIAKFSIESYLGDSDLIPKEQCNAIVGQNPTGEPWQDGCLKVVQTKTASKGKTIIDIHGNVVYTPDSTWHGADIFELQVVTSSTRFNKSKPYLTITTQIVQEPKNEMEDKAVKTSGGSWGGGGLLILLGLIGLRRGLKD